CCATCATGCGTTCGTTCACATCCACCTCGGCCGTGGCGTTGAACGCCACCATCGCGGCCACTCCCTCGGGCACCGTGCGCGTACCCACCACTCGCACGTCCTTGTCGGACTCCTCGGCCGCCTGGCGCGCGGCCATCACGATGTTCTTGTTGTTGGGCAAGACCACCGCCCAGTCGCCGTCGAGGCCATCGACGGCCGCAAGGATGTCGCCCGCGCTCGGATTCATGCTGGCCCCGCCCTCGACGACGGTTGCGCCGAGGCTCTCGAACACTTGCGTCAGGCCTTCGCCGGTAGCCGTCGCCACCACCGGAACGCGCGCGACTGTTGCAGCCGACGCCTCCGTGGCGGCCGTCGCAAAGTTCTCCGCCTGCTGCATATCCATGTTCTCGGCCTTGACGGCGTCCAGCGGGCCATAGGACATCGCCGCGGTCAGCGCCTCGCCCGGCGTCTCGGTATGCATGTGCACGCGGATGAGAGTGGGGTCGCCCACCACGAGCAACGAGCCCCCGTATTCGCCCATCGTTTCGCGAACCACGTCGGGATCCATGTCTTCGCCCAGGATCACGAACTCCGTGCAATAACCGTGCTCGTCGGCGCCATGGGCTACGGCGAACTCCGAAAACACCTCCACGCCGCGATCCTCGGCAACTATTTCCGGCGGCGGGAGACCGCGCAGGTTGCGCAGCAATCCCTCGTAGATCACCAGCAGGCCCTGGCCGCCCGCGTCGACGACGCCGGCTTCCTTGAGCACGGCCAGCTGCTCGGGCGTCCGTCGAACTGAGGTGCGCGCCGCGTCTACGACGGTGGTCCCCAGGTCCTCCAACGTGTCCACGGTGTTCGACACCGCGGCCTTTGCCGCGTCCCGAGCCACGGTGAGGATGGTGCCCTCGACGGGATTCGTCACCGACTCGTCGGCGGCCCGCGACGCGTGCTTGATCCCCTGGGCGAGCTCGGCCGGACCGCACTGCGCGAACTTCGCCAATCCTTCACTCATTCCACGCAGGATTTGCGAGAGGATCACCCCGGAGTTTCCGCGGGCGCCCAGCAGCGCCCCGCGAGCCAGGCCGCGGCCAACCTCGGCGACCGTGGGCGATTCCAACCGAGCGGCCTGTTCCACCGCCGCCCGCATCGTCAGCACCATGTTGGTGCCGGTGTCGCCGTCCGGCACGGGAAAGACGTTGAGCCTGTCAATGCGGGTCGAGTTCGCCTCGAGCCACTCCAGGCTCGCCGCCATGGCCCGCTGAAACGCGGTGCCGGATACGACGTCAGGTGGCGCGGCGTCCGCCCCGTTCTCGTCAAATGGCGCCACTGTTTTGCTCGTTTCCCGTGCTAGCCTGTTGCGGGCGATCTTAGAAACGCCTTGAATTCTCCGTCAACGCAAGGAAATGGTGGGCTCGGTGGCGACTTGTCAGGTCTGCGACACGCGGACGCAGTTTGGCCATCACATTCGTCACAAGGCTTCCGGGCGTTGGGAACGGAAAGCCACCAAGAAGCCGCGCCGCTGGCGCGTCAACGTACAGCGCAAGCGGGTGTTCGTGGACGGGCGCTACCAGCGCATGAGCATCTGCACCGGCTGCATTCGGACGCTCGACAAAGAGGGCTAACCGAGCGCGCCCCTGAGCGCCCGCACCCCGGCGGCCGGACCGTCCGGATGGCCAAACACCGAAGTTCCGGCGACTAGAACATTCCCGCCCGCTCGCACGACGCTCGGAGCGGTCTCGGCGTTGATGCCGCCGTCTACTACGAGGTCAACTTTCGAGGACTGGGATTCGATGCGGTCGGCCAGCGACTCGATACGGTCGAGCATTTCGGGAATGAACGCCTGGCCCCCGGCGCCGGGCTCGACGCTCATCACCAACAGGATGTCGAGGGCGTCCAGATAGGGCCAAACCGATGACTCTGGCGTTCCAGGCCGCAGCGTAAGCCCGGCGCGCAATCCGAGCTCTCGGATTCGACGCAGCGTCGCGGCGGGATTCACCGCGGCTTCGACGTGGATCGAAATGGCGTCGGAGCCCGCGGCGGCGAAGTCCTCGATGTGCGGCTCGACCGGCTCGATCATCAAATGCACGTCCAGCGGCAGCTTCGTGGCAGCGCGCGCGGCGACGACCGCGGGCGTGCCGAACGAGATGCTCGGCACGAACGCGCCGTCCATCACGTCAATGTGAATCCAGTCGGCGCCGCCGGCGGCAACGGCCTCGATTTCTTGACCCAAACGGCCGAAATCCGCCGCCAGAATGGACGGGGCGATGCGCGCCGGCGTCTCAGGAGGCATTGCGCGTTGTGACCGCTGCTTGGGACCGTCGTCGCCAAGATGTGCCGTCGGCCCGAAGCTGCCCGCAGGCCCCGGCGATTTCGCGTCCTCGGGTGCGCCGAATCGTCGCGGCCACGCCGTGGCGCTGCAGCTCGTCGCGGAACCGGCGCGTCGTGCCGGCGGCCGGCGCCTCGTAGACCGCGCCCGGATAGGGGTTGAAGGGAATCAGGTTCACGTGACACGTCTGGCCGTCGACGAGCCGCGCCAGATCGCGCGCCTGGCCGACGTGGTCGTTGACATCCCGGAGCATCGTGTACTCGTACGATACCCGCCGCCGCGTCGTCCGCTGGTAGGCAACGCTCGACGCCATCAACGTCGCCAGGTCCACATGTTTGGCAAGCGGCACGAGGGTGGCGCGGACGTCGTCGCTCGCGGCGTGCAGCGAAATCGCCAGGCCGATCTGCCACGGCCAGCGCGTCAGCTCCGCGATTCCTGCCGGCAGACCGACCGTCGAAACCGTGACGTGGCGCGCCCCCAGCCCGCCGCGCCGGGGATCGACCAGCGCCTCGATCGCGTCGTGCACGTTGGCCGTGTTGGCCAGCGGCTCGCCCATGCCCATGAAGACGATGCGATCCGGCGCCGCGCCCGCCCGGCTCTCGCGCCGCACGTGGAGAAACTGGTCGACGATTTCCGAGGCGCTCAGATTTCGCGTCAGTCCCAGCGTGCCGGTCGCGCAGAAGGTGCACCCCATCGCGCATCCGGCTTGGGAGCTGACGCAAACCGTGGTGGCGGAGCCGCGTTCGGACGGCAGTTGTACGGTTTCGAAGACCGTCCCGTCGGCAGTCCGAAAGAGGAAGGCCCGGGTCCCGTCGGCGGCGACGCGGACGCGATCAGGGCTGATGCTGCTGAAGGCGAGCGTCATGTCGAGGCGTTCGCGGAGGCTTCTCGGCAGCGTCGTGACTTGGTCGAAGCCGTGGGCCGCTCCGTCGTAGATTCCGCGACGGACCTGGTCGCGTCGGTAGCGGGGCTCGTCGGGCAGGAGCCGGGCCAGCTCCGAATCGGAAACGGCGCTTGCCGCAGCCTGAGGCCCTCGCGCGCGCTTCCGGTCGGCCGGATCGTTCGTTGTCACGAGTCTAGGCGTAGCACCGCGTGTCGTTCCGCACCCACGACCGCCCGCGACCCGGACCGTCTAGCGCCGTCCCCCGGTCAGGGCCAGCAAGCGGAGCGCGAAATACAGCACCTGCATGAGCGCGATGAACATGGCCGCCACGTAGGTCAAGGCCGCGGCATCGAGCACTTTCTTGGCGTGCATGCGCTCGGGGCTGCTGACGACGCGCACCGACTCCATGAGCTTGAGCGCCCGGGCGCTGGCATTGAACTCCACCGGCAGCGTGATCAGCGAGAACACGAACGCCGTGCTGAAGAGCAGCAGTCCGATCACGGCAACCGGTATACCGATCTCGCTCTGAAGAAAGCCGGCCATCAAGAAGCCCACGATCAGAAGCACGTAGCCAAACTTCGACCCGAAGGTCGTGACCGGCACCATGGCGCTGCGCATCACCAGCCACGGGTAGCGAGTCTGGTCCTGGACGGCGTGTCCGGCCTCGTGCGCCGCGATGGCGACGGCGGCCAGCGAGTTGCTGTCGTAGACGCCTTCCGATAGCCGCAGCACCTTTTGCCGTGGGTCGTAGTGATCGGTTAGTTCGCCCGGTACGCGTCGGACCTCCACGTTGTAGAGTCCGACCGCGTCCAGGATCCGCCGTGCGGCCATGGCCGCCGGCATGCCGGTTGACGAAACCACCTGCGAGTACTTCTGATAGGTGCCCCGAACGCGCGACTGGGCCCACATCGCCAGGATGAACGCCGGCCCAATGAGCACGATGTACCAAATGTCGAAGAAGGGGAAAAACACCGAAGGCATGCCCCGCGCGAACGGTCGTTCGCAGCCTCACAGCCGGTCGCCCAAGGTTAGCACCGGGGCCGCGAGCGGCCTGTGCCAAATCTCTCCTAACGGGCGGCATTCGCCATCACCGAATCCTCCCGAAACCGCGCAGCCCTCCCACAAGCATGCGCGCGAACGTGCCCACCAGCGACGCGAGATAGGTCAGGGCGGCGGCGTGCAGAAGCTCACGGACCCGCGGGCCCTCGGCAGCAGTGGTGATGCCCGCCGCTTCGAGCGATCGCTGCGCGCGGCGGCTGGCATCGAGCTCAACCGGCAGCGCCACGGCGGCAAGCAGCAATGCCAGCAGCAGTCCCACCACGCCCGATGCCGCGATCGCGAAGGCCGTCGGGTGCCGCGTGGCGATGCCGCCGACGAGCCCGGCCACCATGATCAGGGGCGCAATGGCGGCAAAGGCCGACGCCGCCTTGGCCACGAGCACTCGCAGACGCAGCAACGGATGCCCCAGCGCGTCCTGCATGGCGTGGCCGACTTCGTGCGCGGCGATGGCGACGGCGGCTATTGAGTCATCCTCGTAGACCCCTTCAGAAAGGCGCAGCTCGCGCCGTGAGGGGTCGTAGTGGTCCGTCAGCGTTCCTGGGACCGCGGTCACGCGGACATCGCGCAGCCCGACCGACGCCAGCAAGTAGCGCGCGGCCTGGTGAGCGGGCTGACCGAAATCGGAAACGATGTCCGCATGCCGCGCGAAGATGTTGCGCACACGATATTGCGTCCACATAACCGCCAGCATCGCCACCAGCGGCACGGCTCCGGCCAGAATCACTGCCACTGCGTTCCTCGGCGTCGTGCGGTACCCGCGTCCGAATCTAGCTCGCGGGACGCGTCAGCGGCGGGCGGTGCGCGGGCAGCCGGTCGCCCCACGTTGCCCGCAACAGTGCGCTATAGCCGTTGGCAAAGGCGCGTGCGGACATTGCCTTTCGGCCTTCCGGCTGCAGACCGGTCAGCCGCAGCGCGCCGGAGCCGCAGCCCACGAGGAGTGAATCACCGTCGAGCGACGCGTGGCCGACGGGACGTCCCTCTGCCAAGGGCTGATCCATCGCCGTTATCACCACGCGCTGCCCGTCAACCACCGCGAAGGCTCCGGGCCATGGCTGAAACGCGCGCCACTGGTCGTAAATCTCTTGCGCCGGTCGCCGCAGGTCCAACTCGGCATCGGCTCGCTCCAGCGGTCGGGTAAGGGTCGCGGCCTCCGGGTCCTGCGGCTGCGTCGTCACGCGTCCGGCGACCCACGGGTCAAGCATTTCGTCCAGCAGCTCGGCGCCCGCGTCGGCCAGTCGGTCGTGCAGGGCAGGCGACGTGTCATGCGGGCCGATGGACATCTCGCGCGCGGCGATCACCGGCCCCGTGTCCAGCCCGGCGTCCATGCGCATCAGCGTCACCCCGGTGCGAGTCCGCCCATCGTGGATCGCCGCCTGGATCGGGGATGCGCCGCGATACTCCGGAAGCAACGATGGATGAAGGTTCACCACGCCGGCCGGCGCCAGTTCGAGTAGCGGCCGGCGTAGCAGGCGACCGTAGGCCACGACCACCAGGACATCCGGCTGCGCCGCCCGCATGCGCTCCAGGCTCGGCGCGTCGTTCGGGTTGGCGGGTTGCATGGTCGGAAGACCCAGCTCCCGCGCCAGGGTGATCACGGCGGGCGTGCGATCGACGCCCCGACGGCCGGCCGGTCGGTCAGGCTGTGAAACGACCAGCTGCACGACGCCGCGCGCATGCAACCGGCGCAGCGTCGGGAGCGCGAACTCCGGGGTGCCGAGGAAAACCGCGCGCACGCCGTCAGCCACTTCGTCCCGCGCGCTGCCGCGGCATGTTCAGGACGCCCGCAGGCGCCGCGCCTCGTCGGAGGCAGGATCCACGAAGCGCAGGGCGTCCGGATCCGTCAGCCGGTCGGTGAAGATCACGCCGTCGAGGTGGTCGATCTCGTGCTGGATGGCGCGCGCCAGGAGCCCGGTCGCCTCGCGGCGGAGCGGCCGACCCTGCGCGTCCAGCGCCCGCACCCGAATGCTCACCGCGCGTTCCACCGGTCCGTACCAGTTGGGAAGGCTGAGGCAGCCTTCGTCGGCGACCTGGGAACCACTGGACCAGACGATTTCGGGGTTCACCAGCGCCAGCCGATCGTCGTCGACGCCCACCACGACCAGCCGCCACGGCCGTCCGATCTGGTTGGCCGCCACGCCCACAGCCTGATGGTGGTCCATAGTGGTGAACATGTCGTCGATCATGCGGCGGATGCCGGGGGTCACGCTGCGAATGCGGCTGGACTTGCGGCGCAGCATGGGATGGTCGACCGGGAGCACGGGAAGCGCAGGCATTACTGGTTGTTATGTCAACTCAATGGGGTCGACGTCAATCGTCCAGCCACGGTGCAACTCGGGCAAGACCTTTCGGGCATCCACGCCGAATAGCAAGAGTTGCCATACATATTGCCCTCGCCGCCGGTGCAACGCAGCCGGCGCCGGTCCGAGGATTTCGAGATCCAGCGGCTCGGCGGCGCGGGCAATGGTCTCCAACTCCCGCCGCGCCCGCCGCGCTTCCGTCGCGGCTCGATCGTCGTCGGCATGGGCGAACGTGGCGCGGGCCACCGGGCGAAATGGCGGCAGCCCCTCGGCCTGGCGCTCCTCCAGCTCCGCGCGGAAGAATTGCCGGGTGTCACCGGCTTCCAGCGCCTGGGTGACGTGGTGGCGCGGCATCAGCGTCTGCACCACCATGCGGGCGCCGTCCTCACCGCCCGTGACGAGCCGCCGCAGCCGCATGAGGTTGATGAACACGCGTTCGGGCGCCAGGAAGTCGGGAAACTTGAGCCCCACGTCCGCCTGCACGATGCCCAGCAACGGTGCGCGCAGGGCCTCGCCAAACCCCGCGAGCCGCTGCGTGCCAACGAGCACGTCCACGCCCGCGCCTCGCTCGAACGCGCTCGCCGCCGCCTCGACATCGCGCGCCGAGCGATCGCTATCCACTCGCTCGACGCGGGCTCTCGGAAACAGGTGGCTCACCGCCTCCGCGACGGCCTCGGTGCCGTATCCCCACAGCCGCAAGCGGCGGCCGTGGCACACGGGGCAGTGGCGCGGCGGGGCTTCGCGCCAGTTGCATACGTGGCACTGCAAGCTCGCCGCCTCCCGATGCTGGACCAGACCGGTGCTGCATCGCGGGCAGCCAAATACATGCCCACAGTCGCGGCAGACGGTGAGCGTCGCCGTTCCCCGGCGATTGACGTAGAGCACCGCGCGTCCGTTGTCGTGCAGGACTTGCCGCAGAGCCTCGAACAGGCGGCGTGAGATGACGCCGTGCCTTCCCACTTGAACCGCGCGGCGCATATCGACCACGTCAACGCCGCCGCTTGGCTGCGACGTCGACTCGCCCGACCGCGCGCTGACAAGTCGCGATCGCTCGACTTCGACGTCGTAAGACGACTGCACGCTTGGCGTCTCCGTTCCAAGCACAAGCGGACAGCCGCTCAATTCGGCCAGGCGCCTCGCCACGACGCGCGCGTGGTAGCGCGGCGTGTTGCGGTGCTTGTGGCCCGCGTCCTCCTCGCGATCCACGATCACGATCCCCGGCTTCGACACCGGGGCGTAGACGGCTGCCCGCGTACCGACGAGGACGTCCACCTCTCCATGGCGCACGGCCATCCACAGCGCAATGCGCTCAGCCGGCGTCCGTGCGCGTCCGACCTCCGCGACCTTGGCCGCGACGCGCGGCGCCAACCAGTCGGCCAGTCGGGCCGACGTGCGGACGTCGGGGGCGATCACAAGAGCTTGCCGCCCGGCGTCTACGGCACGCTCGATCAACTGCGCGAAAACTGACCAGCGGTCGGCTTCGTCACCCTGAACGATGCCGGCGCCCGCGTCGCCACCCTCGAGCATGGATTGCAGCTGCCGCCACGCTGCCGCGTCGAACGTCTCGCCGGGCGTCGCACCAGGCCCTGCGCCATCAACGACGTACGGAGTGCTCGCGCGTCGCTCGACGCGGGCGAGCCCGCGCATGACCAGCGCACGCAAGATTGGCTGGCTGACTCCCGCGGCGCGCAGCGCCGCCGGCACGGGTATGGGCTCATCGGCGGCCTCGAGCACCCGCCACAGCTCACGCTGCCTGGGCGCGCGAGCCAGCAGGGCGTCAACGGCGCCAGCGTCATCGACCGCCGCCGCGGACACCATGCGCTCGCCCGCCGGCTGCGGCAGGTGCAGCGAAATGCGCCGGTTGACGAGCCCCATCGCCACGAGCCGGCGAACTCCGGATCGGGCGGCCGTCTTGCCGGCAACGCGCCGGATCTCGGCCTCGGACGCTTCCCCGCGCTGGCGGATCAACTCCAGGGTCCGAGTCTCCGCCGGGGCCAACGCGGCCTGCGGCTGGGCGGCGTCGTCCGCGGGCGCATAGGTTGATCGCAAATGTCCCGCAAGTCCCGGCGGCGCCGCGAGATTGAGCGCGGTCAGGATCGGCGCCGCATAACGACGCGCCGTCCACTCCACGAGCTCACGATGGACGGCGTCCAGGACCTCAGCATCCCAAATGATGTCGAAGATTGGACGAGTCGCCTCGACCGGAGAGGCGTCGCCCACCCGCATCACGACGGCATGCGATTGGCGGGTGCCGAACGGAACCAGCACCAGTTGGCCCGGCCGGACCTGCCCTTCGAGCTTCGCCGGAATCTCGTAGTGAAAAGTCTGCGCGCCGCGCACGTCGCCCGCGGCGACGACCACTTCCGCGAAGCTTCGGGCGGCCGTCACGGCTCGACGGGCGGATCGCTCCAGGGACGCAGCGTCGCGGGGTCCACTCGCCGCGGAGGCTCCCGCAGCCGCTCGGCTTCGACGATGGCCCACACCTGGTCCGCCGCGGCCTCGAGCTCGCCCGTGGCGTTGGGCACCCGATAGTCCGCCCGAGAGGCAAAGTCCATTTCAAAGTCGAGCATGGCCTGGAGGCGTCGTTCGGCCTCGGCCGGCGACTCGGTACCGCGCTCCCGGATGCGTCGTAGCGCCTCCTCAACCGACGGCGGCTCGATGAAGATCACGATTGCCTCCGGCGTCAGGCGCTGCAGCTCGCGCGCGCCCTGAACGTCCAGCCGCAGCACGACGTCCTGGCCGGCTGCCAGCGGTTCCTGGACCTGATGCAGCGGCGTGCCATAGAGCCGCCCGTACACCCGCGCCGACTCCAGGAACCATCCCGAGCGTAGGCGCGACTCGAACTCGGCAGGCTGGAGAAAGAAGTGATCGCGGCCGTCGACCTCGCCCTCCCGCGGCGCGCGCGTGACCGCGGTCGTCACCCACGACAGGTCGACACCGCGACCTCGCAGCGTGCGGAGCACACTGTCCTTGCCCGCCGCGGTGGGCGCCGTCACCAGGAAGAGCAGACCCCGTGGCGGTGGGGCGGCGTCGCGGGTCATCCCGCGCCCACCGGGCGGAGGTCGAGCACTCGCGGATGGCCGGCAAGGTCTCGGTGCACCGCATGACAGGTGAAGCCCGCCGTCGCGGCCAAGGCGGAAACTCGTACGCGCTGGTCATGGGCCACTTCAAGCAGGACAGCAAGCGGCTGGATCCCGGCACATTGACGCATGAGGCTGCGGACGGCGACTAGTCCATCCGGGCCGCCGTCAAGCGCCAGATGCGGCTCCCACCGCGAGACTTCCGGCTCCAGCGTCGGGATCGCGGCAGACGGCACGTAGGGAAGGTTAGCGGCCACCACCGTCTGCCTCGGACACACCGCGCGAAGTCCGTTGGCCCGCAGCAAACGAACTCCCGAGGCCACGCCCCATTCCGCGAGGTTGTCGCGCGCGACGGCGAGCGCGGCCCGTGACACGTCGCTCGCAATCACCGGAATCTCCGACAGCTCCCGGGCCAGCGCCACGGCTACGGCGCCCGACCCCGTACCCACGTCGATCAGGGCGCGCGGCCGCAAGGCGCGAGCGACCGCGAGCGTCGCCTGCACCAGCGTCTCGGACTCCGGGCGCGGCACGAGCACATCCGGCGTCGTGTGAATCGAGCCGTTGGCGAACGGCTTGCGTCCGATGATGTATGCCACCGGTTCGCGCGCCGCGCGCCGCTGAACCATGGCCGCCGCGCGCCGCGATTGGGCCGCCGTCAACTGCCGATCTCCGCAGAACGGAATCCGACCCGGATCGACGCCGAGCACCTCGCCCACGAGGACGTTGGCATCCAGCAGCGGCGTGTCGACTCCCGCCGCGCGCAATTTGGTCACGGCCTGGCGCCGCCACTCATCGACGCTCCGCGGGGTGGTCTCAGAGCACCGCAGCCTGAACTCGCTCCTCGGCCGCGCGCGACTGCAAGGCATCGACCAGTCGATCCAGGTCACCGTCAAGGATTCCGTCCAGATTGCGAAGCGTGAGTCCGATCCGGTGATCCGTCACGCGGTCCTGCGGAAAGTTATAGGTGCGGATTTTCTCGCTGCGGTCACCCGAGCCGATCTGTCCCCGGCGCAACTCACCGCGCTCGGCGGCCTGGCGCTCGCGCTCTGCCTGCAGCAACCGAGCGCGCAGGATGGCCATGGCCTTGGCGCGATTTTGGAGCTGCGATTTCTCGTCCTGCATGCTCACCGCCGTGCCGGTGGGCAGGTGGGTCACGCGCACGGCGGAGTCGGTGGTATTTACGCTCTGCCCGCCGTGGCCGCTGGACCGAAACACGTCCACGCGGATATCCGCGTCGG
The sequence above is drawn from the Chloroflexota bacterium genome and encodes:
- a CDS encoding DAK2 domain-containing protein, whose translation is MAPFDENGADAAPPDVVSGTAFQRAMAASLEWLEANSTRIDRLNVFPVPDGDTGTNMVLTMRAAVEQAARLESPTVAEVGRGLARGALLGARGNSGVILSQILRGMSEGLAKFAQCGPAELAQGIKHASRAADESVTNPVEGTILTVARDAAKAAVSNTVDTLEDLGTTVVDAARTSVRRTPEQLAVLKEAGVVDAGGQGLLVIYEGLLRNLRGLPPPEIVAEDRGVEVFSEFAVAHGADEHGYCTEFVILGEDMDPDVVRETMGEYGGSLLVVGDPTLIRVHMHTETPGEALTAAMSYGPLDAVKAENMDMQQAENFATAATEASAATVARVPVVATATGEGLTQVFESLGATVVEGGASMNPSAGDILAAVDGLDGDWAVVLPNNKNIVMAARQAAEESDKDVRVVGTRTVPEGVAAMVAFNATAEVDVNERMMETAAGDITTLEITQAVRDATIGGLTIKEGDYLGLQDDELVTTGQAPNDLVKGMLEGLADDEPELATVYYGSRVASETVEQLSNDLEASFPDLEVEVIPGGQELYDYVISVE
- a CDS encoding bL28 family ribosomal protein, which encodes MATCQVCDTRTQFGHHIRHKASGRWERKATKKPRRWRVNVQRKRVFVDGRYQRMSICTGCIRTLDKEG
- the rpe gene encoding ribulose-phosphate 3-epimerase, producing the protein MPPETPARIAPSILAADFGRLGQEIEAVAAGGADWIHIDVMDGAFVPSISFGTPAVVAARAATKLPLDVHLMIEPVEPHIEDFAAAGSDAISIHVEAAVNPAATLRRIRELGLRAGLTLRPGTPESSVWPYLDALDILLVMSVEPGAGGQAFIPEMLDRIESLADRIESQSSKVDLVVDGGINAETAPSVVRAGGNVLVAGTSVFGHPDGPAAGVRALRGALG
- the rlmN gene encoding 23S rRNA (adenine(2503)-C(2))-methyltransferase RlmN, whose protein sequence is MTTNDPADRKRARGPQAAASAVSDSELARLLPDEPRYRRDQVRRGIYDGAAHGFDQVTTLPRSLRERLDMTLAFSSISPDRVRVAADGTRAFLFRTADGTVFETVQLPSERGSATTVCVSSQAGCAMGCTFCATGTLGLTRNLSASEIVDQFLHVRRESRAGAAPDRIVFMGMGEPLANTANVHDAIEALVDPRRGGLGARHVTVSTVGLPAGIAELTRWPWQIGLAISLHAASDDVRATLVPLAKHVDLATLMASSVAYQRTTRRRVSYEYTMLRDVNDHVGQARDLARLVDGQTCHVNLIPFNPYPGAVYEAPAAGTTRRFRDELQRHGVAATIRRTRGREIAGACGQLRADGTSWRRRSQAAVTTRNAS
- a CDS encoding zinc metallopeptidase; translation: MPSVFFPFFDIWYIVLIGPAFILAMWAQSRVRGTYQKYSQVVSSTGMPAAMAARRILDAVGLYNVEVRRVPGELTDHYDPRQKVLRLSEGVYDSNSLAAVAIAAHEAGHAVQDQTRYPWLVMRSAMVPVTTFGSKFGYVLLIVGFLMAGFLQSEIGIPVAVIGLLLFSTAFVFSLITLPVEFNASARALKLMESVRVVSSPERMHAKKVLDAAALTYVAAMFIALMQVLYFALRLLALTGGRR
- a CDS encoding zinc metallopeptidase; this translates as MAVILAGAVPLVAMLAVMWTQYRVRNIFARHADIVSDFGQPAHQAARYLLASVGLRDVRVTAVPGTLTDHYDPSRRELRLSEGVYEDDSIAAVAIAAHEVGHAMQDALGHPLLRLRVLVAKAASAFAAIAPLIMVAGLVGGIATRHPTAFAIAASGVVGLLLALLLAAVALPVELDASRRAQRSLEAAGITTAAEGPRVRELLHAAALTYLASLVGTFARMLVGGLRGFGRIR
- the fmt gene encoding methionyl-tRNA formyltransferase, whose product is MADGVRAVFLGTPEFALPTLRRLHARGVVQLVVSQPDRPAGRRGVDRTPAVITLARELGLPTMQPANPNDAPSLERMRAAQPDVLVVVAYGRLLRRPLLELAPAGVVNLHPSLLPEYRGASPIQAAIHDGRTRTGVTLMRMDAGLDTGPVIAAREMSIGPHDTSPALHDRLADAGAELLDEMLDPWVAGRVTTQPQDPEAATLTRPLERADAELDLRRPAQEIYDQWRAFQPWPGAFAVVDGQRVVITAMDQPLAEGRPVGHASLDGDSLLVGCGSGALRLTGLQPEGRKAMSARAFANGYSALLRATWGDRLPAHRPPLTRPAS
- the def gene encoding peptide deformylase, whose product is MPALPVLPVDHPMLRRKSSRIRSVTPGIRRMIDDMFTTMDHHQAVGVAANQIGRPWRLVVVGVDDDRLALVNPEIVWSSGSQVADEGCLSLPNWYGPVERAVSIRVRALDAQGRPLRREATGLLARAIQHEIDHLDGVIFTDRLTDPDALRFVDPASDEARRLRAS
- the priA gene encoding primosomal protein N'; the protein is MTAARSFAEVVVAAGDVRGAQTFHYEIPAKLEGQVRPGQLVLVPFGTRQSHAVVMRVGDASPVEATRPIFDIIWDAEVLDAVHRELVEWTARRYAAPILTALNLAAPPGLAGHLRSTYAPADDAAQPQAALAPAETRTLELIRQRGEASEAEIRRVAGKTAARSGVRRLVAMGLVNRRISLHLPQPAGERMVSAAAVDDAGAVDALLARAPRQRELWRVLEAADEPIPVPAALRAAGVSQPILRALVMRGLARVERRASTPYVVDGAGPGATPGETFDAAAWRQLQSMLEGGDAGAGIVQGDEADRWSVFAQLIERAVDAGRQALVIAPDVRTSARLADWLAPRVAAKVAEVGRARTPAERIALWMAVRHGEVDVLVGTRAAVYAPVSKPGIVIVDREEDAGHKHRNTPRYHARVVARRLAELSGCPLVLGTETPSVQSSYDVEVERSRLVSARSGESTSQPSGGVDVVDMRRAVQVGRHGVISRRLFEALRQVLHDNGRAVLYVNRRGTATLTVCRDCGHVFGCPRCSTGLVQHREAASLQCHVCNWREAPPRHCPVCHGRRLRLWGYGTEAVAEAVSHLFPRARVERVDSDRSARDVEAAASAFERGAGVDVLVGTQRLAGFGEALRAPLLGIVQADVGLKFPDFLAPERVFINLMRLRRLVTGGEDGARMVVQTLMPRHHVTQALEAGDTRQFFRAELEERQAEGLPPFRPVARATFAHADDDRAATEARRARRELETIARAAEPLDLEILGPAPAALHRRRGQYVWQLLLFGVDARKVLPELHRGWTIDVDPIELT
- a CDS encoding guanylate kinase, which encodes MTRDAAPPPRGLLFLVTAPTAAGKDSVLRTLRGRGVDLSWVTTAVTRAPREGEVDGRDHFFLQPAEFESRLRSGWFLESARVYGRLYGTPLHQVQEPLAAGQDVVLRLDVQGARELQRLTPEAIVIFIEPPSVEEALRRIRERGTESPAEAERRLQAMLDFEMDFASRADYRVPNATGELEAAADQVWAIVEAERLREPPRRVDPATLRPWSDPPVEP
- the prmC gene encoding peptide chain release factor N(5)-glutamine methyltransferase, producing MPCSRARPRSEFRLRCSETTPRSVDEWRRQAVTKLRAAGVDTPLLDANVLVGEVLGVDPGRIPFCGDRQLTAAQSRRAAAMVQRRAAREPVAYIIGRKPFANGSIHTTPDVLVPRPESETLVQATLAVARALRPRALIDVGTGSGAVAVALARELSEIPVIASDVSRAALAVARDNLAEWGVASGVRLLRANGLRAVCPRQTVVAANLPYVPSAAIPTLEPEVSRWEPHLALDGGPDGLVAVRSLMRQCAGIQPLAVLLEVAHDQRVRVSALAATAGFTCHAVHRDLAGHPRVLDLRPVGAG